A single genomic interval of Pithys albifrons albifrons isolate INPA30051 chromosome 11, PitAlb_v1, whole genome shotgun sequence harbors:
- the THPO gene encoding thrombopoietin produces the protein MQGRSPQLSMELNRLLLLTSFLLHVKEDRASPARLVCDNRLIQKYIMEAKDMEKRVGQCQALPALSCPAVLPLVDFSLQQWKSKSNETKRREILCDLALLVGAATGAQGQVSEECGAKHLNQLYRHANSFFLLLQTFSWEAGHWEPSCSPHSMEQTHITSIFLTYRQLVQGKLRFFFHDLAKVLCKGQGDSRDRPCGAL, from the exons ATGCAGGGCCGAAGCCCCCAGCTGAGCATGGAGCTGAACA GACTGCTCCTCCTCACATCCTTCCTCCTACATGTGAAAGAAGACCGTGCCAGCCCAGCACGGCTGGTCTGTGACAACAGGCTTATCCAGAAGTACATCATGGAGGCCAAGGACATGGAGAAGAGAGTG GGccagtgccaggccctgcctgcactcagctgccctgcagtgctgcccttgGTAGACTTCAGCCTCCAACAGTGGAAATCCAAATCg AATGAGACCAAGCGGCGAGAGATCTTGTGTGACCTGGCCCTGCTAGTGGGTGCTGCCACAGGGGCCCAGGGCCAGGTGAGTGAGGAGTGCGGGGCCAAGCACCTGAACCAGCTTTACCGACATGCCAACTCCTTCTTCCTGCTTCTGCAGACATTCAGCTGGGAG GCAGGACACTGGGAGCCAAGCTGCTCCCCACACTCCATGGAGCAGACCCACATCACCAGCATCTTCCTCACCTACCGGCAGTTGGTACAGGGCAAGCTGCGCTTCTTCTTCCATGACCTGGCCAAGGTCTTGTGCAAAGGACAGGGGGACAGCAGAGACCGTCCATGCGGGGCCCTGTGA